The DNA segment CGCGAGGCGGTGGCGGTGGTGAAGGCGGTAAGGGACAACAAGCGCGTGTTCCAGACCGGCTCCATGCAGCGGTCGATGCGCGAGTTCCGCGTCGCCTCCGAGCTGGTGAGGAACGGGGTGATCGGCAAGGTCACGCGGGTGGAGACGGCCTTCGGTGTTCCCGGCGTGCCGTGCGACCTGCCGGAGGAAGCGGCGGAGCCGGGCCTCGACTGGGACCTGTGGCTCGGACCTGCGCCGATGCGGCCCTACAACTCGATCCTCGCGCCGCGCGGGCTGCACGACCATTTCCCGATGTGGCGCCTCTACCGCGAGTATGGCGGCGGCTTTGTCACTGACTGGGGCGCGCACCACGTGGACATCGCGCAGTGGGCGCTGGGCCGCGACGAGAGCGGCCCGGTGGAGGTCATCGCGCCGCCGGATTTCGCCACCGCGAAGGCAGGGGCGAAGCTCCGCTACGAGGATGGCTGCGAGCTGACCCACGTCGCCGCCGGCAAGGGTGCATCTTTCTTCGGATCGGACGGCGAGATCCATGTGCATCGTGGGAAGATCGAGGTCATCAAGGATGGCAAGACCATCGCGAAGCATTGGGACAAGGCGGACCAGCCCGGCCTCGCACCGTCGCTGGACCTGCTGGAGAACGAGTATCTCAAGGACGCGAAGGTCCGTCTCACCAACAGCAAGGACCACTATGCGGACTTCACCGCCGCCATGCGCACCCGCACGCAGCCCATCGCCCACGAGGGCATCGGCGCGAGTTCGGTGATCGCTTGCCACCTCCTCAATTTCGGATACTACCACGGCAAGAACTTCAAATGGAACCCTGCGGAGAACACCTTCGCCGATGGTACCGGTGACGTTGCCTGGCTGCACACGAACTACCGCGGCGACTGGAAGATCTGAACCAAAACCCTCTATGACACCATTGAACCGATACCTTGTCCCCTTGTTCCTGGCCACCGGCGCGCTGCACGCGCAGGAGTCCGCGGACATCATCATCTACGGCGGCACGTCCGCCTCCATCGCCGCCGCCGTCCAGGCGAAGAAGATGGGAGCCTCCGTCATCGTCGTTTCCCCGGACAAGCATCTGGGCGGCCTTTCCTCCGGGGGCCTCGGCTTCACGGACAGCGGCCGGAAGGAAACCATCGGCGGCGTTTCCCGCGAGTTCTACCAGAAGATCTACCAGCACTACGACAAGCCGGAGGCCTGGAAATGGCAGAAGCGCGAGGAGTACGGCAACAAGGGCCAGGGCCACGTGGCCATCGACGGCGCCAACCGTACCGCGTGGATCTTCGAGCCGCATGCCGCGGAGAACGTCTTCGAAGGCTGGGTGAAGGAGCACAACCTGAAGGTGGTGCGCGACGCCTGGCTGGACCGTGAGAACGGCGTCACCATCGAGAACGGGAAGATCACGACGATCAAGACCCTCGACGGCAAAACCTACAGCGGGAAGACCTTCATCGACACCACCTACGAAGGCGACCTGATGGCCGCCGCGAAGGTGCCCTACATCGTCGGCCGCGAATCGTCAGCCCAGTACAACGAGACGCTCAACGGCAACCAGCCGGTCAAGACGGACAAGCATCAGTTCGACTTCCCGGTTGATCCCTACATCAAGCCCGGCGACAAGTCGTCCGGCCTCGTTCCCCGGATCGAGGATGCGGGTGCCGGTGTGGAAGGCGCGGCGGACAAGGGTGTCCAGGCCTACTGCTTCCGAATGTGCATGACGAACCATGAGCCGAACCGCGTGCCGTTCCCGAAGCCGGAGAAATACGACCCGATGCAGTATGAGCTGCTGGCCCGTTATCTCCAGGCAGGCTGGAAGGAAGTGTTCCGCAAGTTCGACGGCATCCAGAACCACAAGACGGACACCAACAACCACGGTGCGTTTTCCTCCGACAACATCGGCTACAACCACGACTACCCGGAGGCTTCCTATGAGCGCCGCCGCGAGATCATCAAGGAGCATGAGGAATACCAGAAAGGCTTCTACTGGTTCCTCTGCCACGACCCGCGCGTGCCGAAGGACATCCAGGACAAGATGAACACCTGGGGCCTGGCGAAGGACGAGTTCAAGGACAACAACAACTGGCCGCACCAGCTCTACATCCGCGTCGCCCGCCGGATGGTCTCCGACTTCGTCATCACGGAGAATCACCTGAAGGGCACGCTGCCTACGCCGAAGTCCATCGGCATGGGTTCCTACCAGATGGACTCCCACAACATCCGCCGCTTCGTGGATGAGAACGGCCACGCCCGCAACGAGGGCGACATCCAGGTCGGCGTGGGCCGTGCCTACGAGATCGACTACGGATCCATCGTGCCGCCGGAGAAGAGCGTGCAGAACCTGCTGGTGCCGGTCTGCGTCAGCTCCAGCCACATCTCCTACGGCAGCATCCGGATGGAGCCGGTGTTCATGATCCTGGGCCAGAGCGCGGCGACCGCCGCCGTGCACTCCCAGAAGGAAGGAGTCTCCGTCCAGAAGGTCTCCTATGAGAAGCTGAAGGCGCGCCTCGAGGCCGACGGCCAGGTCCTGCACTGGACCCCGCCCGCCAAGAAGTGATCCCCGCAGGGAACCCTGTTTCAATCAGGTCCGTGATCCGTGGAGGGTCACGGGCCTTTTTCGTGTCCTCCTCCTGGCCGCGCTTTTACAATCGTGGTCCTTGCGTGCGGATGGCGGGAGGGGTAGTGCTTGGACGATCCCAATCAACCCATGGAACGCAGGGAAATCCTCAAAATGATGGCGCTGACCTTCGGCGCCTCCGTCACTCTCCCGGAGAGTGCCTTCGCGAAATTCGGCGAGCCGCTCGATGCGTCGAAGCTGAAGCTCTTCACCCCGGAGCAGCGCGCGCTGGTGGCCGTCCTTTCGGAAACCACCATCCCGAAGACGGACACACCCGGCGCGATCGACGCCGGCGTGCCGCAGTGGCTGGAACTCATCGTCCAGGATTGCCTGGAGGTGGGTGACCAGAAGATCATCACCGACGGCCTGGCCGATGTGGAGAAACGCTCCGCCGACCAGTTTTCGAAACCCTGCTCCCAGCTCACGGTGGCGGAGCGCGTCGGCCTGCTGACCGCGATGGAGCAGGAGTCGAAGAAAGCGGGGACCACCAAGGTCTTCATCCGCCAGTTCAAGGATCTGGTGAAGTTCACCTACGTGAATTCCGAAGTGGGCGGCACCCAGGCGCTCGAGTGGATCCTGGTTCCCGGCAGATGGGAACCCGCGTCCGAACTGAAACCCGGCCAGAAGGTCTACGTCTGAACCCTTTCCCCGAAACGAACCCATGAATGTGAATGCCAAAGGCAAGGCGGAGCACACCTATGACGCCATCGTCGTCGGCTCCGGAATCTCAGGTGGCTGGGCGGCGAAGGAACTCTGCCAGAAAGGCCTGAAAACGCTGGTGCTGGAGCGCGGCTATGATCTCAAGCACATCGTCGGCTATGACACGACCAACAGCGCCCCGTGGGAGCTGTCCTACCAGAACAAGACCCCGCGCGACATGCTGGCCCGCCAGGAAAAGCAGAACCGCACCGGCTACACCATCAAGCCCGCGACGAACAAGATGTTCGTGGATGACATCGACCATCCCTACATCGAGGAGAAGCGCTTCGACTGGATGCGCGGCTACCACACCG comes from the Luteolibacter sp. SL250 genome and includes:
- a CDS encoding Gfo/Idh/MocA family oxidoreductase; its protein translation is MKPEIFSTSRRRFLGTAMGASLAPFILPSGLRAQNSPNGKIAVGFIGTGKQAKGLMGKFMGLPDVVVVAVCDVDTNRREAAKKKVEDFYGKNQNTAWKGCTAHKDFRELLDRKDIDAVVIATPDHWHAIISVAAVQAGKDVMCEKPLTQTVREAVAVVKAVRDNKRVFQTGSMQRSMREFRVASELVRNGVIGKVTRVETAFGVPGVPCDLPEEAAEPGLDWDLWLGPAPMRPYNSILAPRGLHDHFPMWRLYREYGGGFVTDWGAHHVDIAQWALGRDESGPVEVIAPPDFATAKAGAKLRYEDGCELTHVAAGKGASFFGSDGEIHVHRGKIEVIKDGKTIAKHWDKADQPGLAPSLDLLENEYLKDAKVRLTNSKDHYADFTAAMRTRTQPIAHEGIGASSVIACHLLNFGYYHGKNFKWNPAENTFADGTGDVAWLHTNYRGDWKI
- a CDS encoding gluconate 2-dehydrogenase subunit 3 family protein, whose protein sequence is MERREILKMMALTFGASVTLPESAFAKFGEPLDASKLKLFTPEQRALVAVLSETTIPKTDTPGAIDAGVPQWLELIVQDCLEVGDQKIITDGLADVEKRSADQFSKPCSQLTVAERVGLLTAMEQESKKAGTTKVFIRQFKDLVKFTYVNSEVGGTQALEWILVPGRWEPASELKPGQKVYV
- a CDS encoding FAD-dependent oxidoreductase, with amino-acid sequence MTPLNRYLVPLFLATGALHAQESADIIIYGGTSASIAAAVQAKKMGASVIVVSPDKHLGGLSSGGLGFTDSGRKETIGGVSREFYQKIYQHYDKPEAWKWQKREEYGNKGQGHVAIDGANRTAWIFEPHAAENVFEGWVKEHNLKVVRDAWLDRENGVTIENGKITTIKTLDGKTYSGKTFIDTTYEGDLMAAAKVPYIVGRESSAQYNETLNGNQPVKTDKHQFDFPVDPYIKPGDKSSGLVPRIEDAGAGVEGAADKGVQAYCFRMCMTNHEPNRVPFPKPEKYDPMQYELLARYLQAGWKEVFRKFDGIQNHKTDTNNHGAFSSDNIGYNHDYPEASYERRREIIKEHEEYQKGFYWFLCHDPRVPKDIQDKMNTWGLAKDEFKDNNNWPHQLYIRVARRMVSDFVITENHLKGTLPTPKSIGMGSYQMDSHNIRRFVDENGHARNEGDIQVGVGRAYEIDYGSIVPPEKSVQNLLVPVCVSSSHISYGSIRMEPVFMILGQSAATAAVHSQKEGVSVQKVSYEKLKARLEADGQVLHWTPPAKK